One Streptomyces formicae genomic window, ATCAATGCCCTGCCAGCGTACAGGGTAACCGGCTGTTCGTGGGGGAGATTGAGTCATGTGCACACTCGGGTGTGAAGTTTGGTGGGCAGGTGATGCATCACGAGTCACGGCTGTGTAGGATCTGGGACCAGATGCTACACCCATACCGCCGCGCACCTTTGTGCCTGTTATTACGCGCTGTATTCCGCGAAAGGGAGAACACGGGGCATGTCCGTGAAGCTGCGTGATCACCAGATCGAGGCCGTTGCCGCCATTGTGCGGGGTCTCGATGTTCCGCCGGGTGGTATTCCCTGGAATGGTCTTCGTGGGCAGGTGCACGCGGCGTGTGGGACGGGGAAGACCATCATGGCTGCCGCGTCGGCGAGGCGGCTTGTGCCCAGGGGGCGTGTGCTCGTGTTGGTGCCGACGCTGGATCTGCTGGCGCAGACGGTGAGGGCGTGGCACGAGGCCGGTCACAAGGGGCCGGCGGTGGCGGTGTGTTCGCTCCAGGACGATCCAGGGCTGTGGTCGTTGAAGGTGCGCTCCACGACGAACCCGATCCAGTTGGCGCTGTGGCACGGCTCCGGGCCCGTGACTATCTACGCCACCTACGCGTCTCTGGGTGTCCTGGCGGAGGCCTTCGAAGGTGTCTACGGTCAGAAGCTTGACCCAGTAGACCTCGCGGTAGTTGATGAGGCCCACCGGACAAGTGGCTCGATGGGGAAGGCGTGGGCCGACATCCACGACCAGACCGTCATCCCTGCCTACCGACGGCTGTACTTGACGGCCACACCACGGATCTGGGAAGAGCGGCTCAGTCGGGAGGTCGTCGAAGGAGTCCGTGACCCGCTGCCGAGGGAGATGGCAGCTTCCATGGACGACGAGAAGGTCTTCGGGCCTGTCCTGTACAAGCTCTCGCTCGCCTCTGCCGTCTCCCGAGGTTTGCTGGCGCGATACCAGATCATCGTGTTGGAGCTGAAGGACCCTGTCGTCACTCCTGAGCGGCTGATGGGCGAGGAGCGGCGCAGCGAAGAGGTCCGCGGGCAGCGTCTTGGGGCCTTGCAGACTGCGCTGTTGCACACGATGGCGCAGCACGACCTGTCGACGTGCATCACCTTCCACCACCGCACCATCGAGGCGCAGGCGTATGCGGAGGGCCTGGAGCGCGTCGCGGCCAAGCTGCACGCGGATCAGCCCGAGACGTACGCCGCTCGGATCTGGGCGGACTGGCTGTGCGGCGAGCACGTCCCCGAGCACCGGCAGGAGGTCCTGGGTTCGTTCGGGTCGACGGCGCGGCGGGCCGTGCTCTCGAACTGTCGTGTTTTGGGCGAGGGTGTCGACATCCGCGCGGTAGACTCGGTTGCCCTCCTGGACCCGAAGGGGGCACCGCACGACATCGTCCAGGCTATCGGCCGGGCACTCCGCCAGAAGCCCGGACAAGGCAAGCTCGCCTCCCTGATCGTGCCCGTCTTCCTCCAGCCCGGAGAGCAGCCCGAGGACATGTTCACCTCCGGCTCCTACCGGCCCCTGGTGAAAGTCCTGGAAGGACTGCGGGCCCACGATGAAGAGGCGGTGGAACTCCTCGCCATCCCCCAGGAACCGCAGAAGGACGTCGCCCAGCCGTCCGTGAACATCGGTGTCGCACCAGAAGACGGCGAGGAGGAATCCCGCCTGCTGCTCCGTTTTGCCGCTCCGCGTGATCCGGTGATGGTCGCGGACTGGGTTTCGTTCAACGTGATCGATACCGAGCGGCAGGACTGGGCGCGCGGTTGGGCGAAGTTGAAGGCGTACGTCGAGCGGGTCGGGAACGCGAGGGTTCCCTACGGGCACAGGGAGGGTGCGACACCGCTTGGGCAGTGGGTCGCAGAGCAGCGACGGGCGTACGGAGCGGGGCAGATGAGCGGCCAGCGTGCCCGGCGGTTGGAGAAGCTCGGCATGGTGTGGTCGCTGGCCGATGAGCGGTTCCAGGAGAACCTGGCGGCTGCCAAGGCGTACTACGGCCAGCACTGGACACTCTGCGCGCCCCGCTCCGCCAGCATGCTGGACCGGCCGTTGGGGATGTGGCTCGCGAATTTGCGGCGACAGGGTGCGCTGGAGGGCCACCCCGAGTGGGAGATGGCGCTCAGGGAGGTCGACGAGGACTGGAACCCGGCCTGGCCGGCGGAGTGGCAGCGGCACTACGCCGCACTGCGCGAGCTCGTGCGCGACGAAGACGGCCAGGCTGGCGCGGTGAAGGTCCTGCCCGGGGTCACGGTCCACGGCATGGACATCGGGAAGTGGCTGGCCCGGCAGCGGAAACCCGAGGTATGGGCGGCCCTGACGGACGGTCAGCGCGAACGCCTGGAGGCTGTCGGTGTCACCCCGCTCCCCGCAGCCCCCGCCCCGGTGCCGGAGGTGTCCGCCGGGGCGTCCACGGCGCCCGTGAGCGCCTTTGAGAGGGGCGTCGCGGCCCTGACCCAGTACAAGGCCCGGGAAGGCTCTGTGACCGTCCCCAGAGCCCACGTAGAGACGGTCGAGCTCAGCGGTCAGGAGCACCCCGTCAAGCTCGGAGTCTGGATCATGAATCAGAAAGGGCGCCGCGCGAAGCTCACCACCGACAAACTCGCCACGCTCGCTGCCCTTGAGCTGGAATGGGCACAGGAAGGTTAAGGAGTGGGATAAATTTCTGGTTAATCAGTATCAAGTCCCGATGTGAAGGTGCAGGGAATGGCATCTGAGGAAGAGCTGTTCGCGTCCGTCGACGCTCTGTTGAACGAGGAGCCGCATCTCCCGCCTCCGGCGGAGCGTGCCCGGTTGCGTGAGGCCGCCGGCATCACCCAGGCCCGCCTCGCGACCGCGTTGAAGACGACGACCCAGTCGGTGAAGAACTGGGAGAACGGCCGCTCG contains:
- a CDS encoding DEAD/DEAH box helicase, producing MSVKLRDHQIEAVAAIVRGLDVPPGGIPWNGLRGQVHAACGTGKTIMAAASARRLVPRGRVLVLVPTLDLLAQTVRAWHEAGHKGPAVAVCSLQDDPGLWSLKVRSTTNPIQLALWHGSGPVTIYATYASLGVLAEAFEGVYGQKLDPVDLAVVDEAHRTSGSMGKAWADIHDQTVIPAYRRLYLTATPRIWEERLSREVVEGVRDPLPREMAASMDDEKVFGPVLYKLSLASAVSRGLLARYQIIVLELKDPVVTPERLMGEERRSEEVRGQRLGALQTALLHTMAQHDLSTCITFHHRTIEAQAYAEGLERVAAKLHADQPETYAARIWADWLCGEHVPEHRQEVLGSFGSTARRAVLSNCRVLGEGVDIRAVDSVALLDPKGAPHDIVQAIGRALRQKPGQGKLASLIVPVFLQPGEQPEDMFTSGSYRPLVKVLEGLRAHDEEAVELLAIPQEPQKDVAQPSVNIGVAPEDGEEESRLLLRFAAPRDPVMVADWVSFNVIDTERQDWARGWAKLKAYVERVGNARVPYGHREGATPLGQWVAEQRRAYGAGQMSGQRARRLEKLGMVWSLADERFQENLAAAKAYYGQHWTLCAPRSASMLDRPLGMWLANLRRQGALEGHPEWEMALREVDEDWNPAWPAEWQRHYAALRELVRDEDGQAGAVKVLPGVTVHGMDIGKWLARQRKPEVWAALTDGQRERLEAVGVTPLPAAPAPVPEVSAGASTAPVSAFERGVAALTQYKAREGSVTVPRAHVETVELSGQEHPVKLGVWIMNQKGRRAKLTTDKLATLAALELEWAQEG